The DNA sequence TGGCGGGGCGGTCCATTGACGACATCGTGGTGGAGCGCGCCCAGGCGCTGGACCCGGCGGCGCGTGGGCTGCTGGACGTCATCGCGGTGAGCGGCGAGCCCACCGACGAGCGCGTGCTGCGGCGGGCGGCGGGGCTGTCGCCCGATGACCGCGCTTCGACCGATGCGCTGCGCGCCAAGCTGTGGATCCGCAGCCTGCGCTCCGGCAGGGCCACACACCTCGACGCCGTGCATGACCGAGTGCGGGAGTCCATCGCGGAGGCGCTGCCCAAGGCGCGCAGCGCGGCGATTCATCACGCGCTGGCGCTGGCGCTCGAGGGCACCGAGACGCCTCCCCATGATCGGCTCGCGCGCCACTTCGCGGCCGCGGGAGAGTCGGCGCTTGCTCATCATCACGCGCTGGTTGCGGCTGATGAAGCGCGCGGGGCGCTCGCGCTGCGGCGTGCGTCCGAGCTGCTGGGGCTGGCCGTGGAGCTGGGCACTGAGGAGCAGCGGGCTTCCTTGATGCCGCGCTATGCGGAGTCACTGGCCGATGCGAGCCTTTTCGAGCGGTGTGCGGAGGCGTGGGACAAAGCGAGCGAGCTGGCCACGGGGCCCGAGCACCGCGAACGGAGGCGACGGGCCGCGGAGGCATGGTTGTATGCGGGGCGTATCGACCGGGGGCTGGAGCTGCTCGAGAAGTTCGCTGGAGAGACGGGGCTGCGACCTTCCACGAACCGGTATGCCGCGTTGGCACGCTCGATATGGCAGCGCTTTCGTTTGCGGCTCCGCGGGCTGGCCTCGCGGCCCCGGCCGATCCACGAGATCCCTGCGCGCCAGCTCGAGCTCTTGCGCACGCTCCGCGCATTGACGATCGGGTACATGGCACTTGATTCGCTACGGGGCGCAGCCATTCACGCTCGATGGCTCCGGATGGCGCTCGATGCCGGGCACGCCGACGACACGCGCTTGGCGCTGGGAATGGAGGGATGCCTTGCGGCCGTGACCTCATCGAGGAGACGTCGGGACGTCGTGAAAGAGGCCCTCCTCCAAACTTCCAGCGCCTCGAGTGAAGCGACCACCCACTACTGGAACCTATGCATCGACGCCATGTGGGCGGGCATGAACGAGAGTTGCCATCAGTCTCGCACCGCTGTGCGACCACTCGCGGAGGCAGTCGAATCGGAGCCACTGTCGGCGACCGACCGCTCCTACGGACACTACTCGGTGGGGTTGTGTCAGTTGCATTCGCTGAGCCCGGTCGTCCATGAATCGATGAGGCTCTATGTGCAGCAGCGAGAGGAGGAGGCCGGCCCCTATGCGGAGATTCGGCTGCGTGTCTTCGAACTCCGGTACTACATGCTGCGAGGGGAGCCCGAGCTCGCGCTGGAACGATGCAGTCAGAAGACCTGGGAAGCTGCCTTCACACGTCCGACGTCAGCGAGCTTCGGCACCCGTCAAGGCGAGGCATGGATCGCCCTCTACTTGGCCAATGCAGAGACGGCGCTGCAAGTCGCCTACGACGCACTGGGCCTCGTACACGAGACATGGTCGTACCTGGTCCCCATGGCGCACGGTGAGGCACTGGTACGACTTTGCGCCGCAGCACTGGCCATGAAGCGGTTGGACGAAGTCGTTGTCTATTCGAAGCGCTTCAAGCGCTGCGTGGAGCCCCACCACGATAGCTACCGGCTCCATCTCGAGGCCCTCTCCGCCTTGGCTGGCAGTGGTGACCCAGACACCAAACTCCGGGCCATGACCGACTTCGGGGCCGAGCACGGCATGGAGAGCATCGAGGGCGCAGCGCTGTGGGGCCTCGGCACTCTCCACCCGGACCCCGCAGGCGCCTCACATCGCGCCCGGTTCCTCGCCTTGATCGCCGACAAGGGGCTGGTGGACCCCGACCGCTTCTTCTGGTCGCTGCTCCCCATCGGAGACCCACCACCCCGGCGCGGCTCCCCCGCGGCCATCTGGTCAGACGCGGCGCAGAGTGCCGCCGTATTGCTCTCCGCAGAGCGAGTGGGGTAGCGTCTCCACTCATGGGGCTGCCGCCAACGATCCCTGAGCGCTTTCGTGTGGTGCGCACGTTGGGAGAGGGCGGCATGGGTGTGGTCTACGAAGCGTTCGACAAGGAACGCGGCGTGACCGTGGCGCTCAAGACTCTGCGGGATGCACACGGCGACGCGGTGTACCGTTTGAAGCGCGAATTCAGG is a window from the Sandaracinaceae bacterium genome containing:
- a CDS encoding protein kinase translates to MGLLPTIPERFLVVRTLGEGGMGVVYEAFDKERGMTVALKTIRDAQGDAVYRLKREFRALQGVEHPNLVRLYDLFAEGNTCFYTMELIPGRELGAAGGARAALGPAEATLQDGEDDRERFEQIRLVLDGLCRGLEALHAAGLLHRDLKPSNVMVEDSGRVVLLDFGLVADAHAAVQHTVTGAVAGTVAYMAPEQARGEVELTAAVDRYALGVILFELLTGTQPFRGGPYVVLADKVSQDAPRARDFVADVPADLDELAAQLLSRDPVARPSLANIRAVLGRVTTDRRLPSSGNSNRPVHTLVGRTEEQQRLLDALRSTAAAGACIALVRGRSGIGKSALIAAVAREAEGRERALVLTGRCHEFETVPFKGLDGVIDSLSRYLKAASPEEVGRLLPPDLGDLATIFPVLRRIPPIASAFARRSTAERTVQRIRSAGLTCLRELLRRIAESTPLLVVIDDVQWADEDTSRALVELLRDQHPPAMMLLLGSRPDRSTPVIDELFGAGGRRATIDAERVTVELEPLNHAATTQLLRAELRTVGHDGSAHDQLVNALAVEAQGNPFAACELARFVRDEEGDFSASVAGRSIDDIVVERAQALDPAARGLLDVIAVSGEPTDERVLRRAAGLSPDDRASTDALRAKLWIRSLRSGRATHLDAVHDRVRESIAEALPKARSAAIHHALALALEGTETPPHDRLARHFAAAGESALAHHHALVAADEARGALALRRASELLGLAVELGTEEQRASLMPRYAESLADASLFERCAEAWDKASELATGPEHRERRRRAAEAWLYAGRIDRGLELLEKFAGETGLRPSTNRYAALARSIWQRFRLRLRGLASRPRPIHEIPARQLELLRTLRALTIGYMALDSLRGAAIHARWLRMALDAGHADDTRLALGMEGCLAAVTSSRRRRDVVKEALLQTSSASSEATTHYWNLCIDAMWAGMNESCHQSRTAVRPLAEAVESEPLSATDRSYGHYSVGLCQLHSLSPVVHESMRLYVQQREEEAGPYAEIRLRVFELRYYMLRGEPELALERCSQKTWEAAFTRPTSASFGTRQGEAWIALYLANAETALQVAYDALGLVHETWSYLVPMAHGEALVRLCAAALAMKRLDEVVVYSKRFKRCVEPHHDSYRLHLEALSALAGSGDPDTKLRAMTDFGAEHGMESIEGAALWGLGTLHPDPAGASHRARFLALIADKGLVDPDRFFWSLLPIGDPPPRRGSPAAIWSDAAQSAAVLLSAERVG